From one Geoalkalibacter halelectricus genomic stretch:
- a CDS encoding YkgJ family cysteine cluster protein, with protein sequence MMIEALFRLWDKVCPDKPVQRRGCLGCGTCCEHFGGYLHASDADLERWRQLGRHDLLEMVNSLGWIWVDPKENRRGGRCPFLKRIDGEKAHCAIHDIKPDICREYPSLDHGRHCVRGIYIPRDRSTIH encoded by the coding sequence ATGATGATTGAAGCCTTATTTCGGTTGTGGGACAAAGTCTGTCCCGACAAACCCGTGCAGCGCCGGGGATGCCTGGGTTGTGGTACGTGCTGTGAGCATTTCGGAGGCTATCTGCATGCCTCCGATGCGGACCTGGAGCGCTGGCGGCAGCTGGGCCGTCATGATCTACTCGAAATGGTCAATTCCTTGGGCTGGATCTGGGTTGATCCGAAGGAGAATCGTCGCGGGGGACGTTGCCCCTTTCTCAAACGCATCGACGGGGAAAAGGCCCATTGCGCCATTCATGACATCAAGCCCGATATCTGCCGCGAATATCCGAGTCTCGATCATGGACGCCACTGCGTGCGCGGCATATACATTCCCCGCGATCGCTCCACGATTCATTGA
- a CDS encoding YggT family protein, whose translation MDFLATLLLAVVRILSLAIQIYIYVVIARAIVSWVSPDPYNPIVRFLYNVTDPPLDRIRRVLPLQFGGLDLSPIALIFGLYFISMLLNSLAYRIAFG comes from the coding sequence ATGGATTTCTTGGCAACGCTGCTGCTGGCCGTGGTGCGCATTTTAAGTCTGGCCATTCAGATCTACATCTATGTGGTGATCGCGCGCGCCATCGTCTCCTGGGTCAGTCCCGACCCCTACAATCCCATCGTTCGCTTCCTCTACAACGTGACCGACCCGCCTCTCGACCGCATCCGCCGGGTGTTGCCCTTGCAGTTCGGGGGATTGGATCTGTCGCCGATTGCGTTGATTTTCGGTCTTTATTTCATCAGCATGTTGCTCAATTCCCTTGCCTATCGCATCGCCTTCGGGTAG
- a CDS encoding DivIVA domain-containing protein, with the protein MAITPIDIQQHQFKSQLFGYDKAGVDRFLELVAEELERLHRQSQELREELSRTRASLAEMREREEVLNATLLTAQKVTDDLRDNARKEAEVILADARVRGDQIVGEAEKRRLQLIDEIQDIKRQKVAFESGLRSLVESHLRLLNMDTLSLPPHKKPEELSSDRNSSEKFEDFSDLMTEDEQAGDDK; encoded by the coding sequence ATGGCCATCACTCCCATCGACATTCAGCAGCACCAGTTCAAGTCTCAGTTGTTCGGCTATGACAAAGCCGGGGTGGACCGCTTTCTTGAACTGGTGGCGGAAGAACTCGAACGTCTGCATCGCCAGAGCCAGGAGTTGCGCGAGGAACTTTCGCGGACCCGTGCGAGTCTGGCCGAGATGCGCGAACGTGAGGAAGTTCTCAACGCCACTTTGCTCACGGCCCAAAAGGTCACCGATGACCTGCGCGACAATGCGCGCAAGGAAGCAGAGGTCATTCTGGCCGATGCGCGGGTCAGAGGCGACCAGATTGTCGGCGAGGCCGAAAAGCGCCGGTTGCAGTTGATCGACGAGATTCAGGATATCAAGCGCCAGAAGGTGGCTTTTGAAAGCGGCCTTCGGTCCTTGGTCGAAAGCCACCTGCGGTTGCTGAATATGGATACCTTGAGTCTTCCGCCCCACAAAAAGCCCGAAGAGTTGTCCAGTGACCGGAATTCATCCGAAAAGTTCGAGGATTTTTCCGATTTGATGACTGAGGACGAACAGGCCGGCGACGATAAATGA